The DNA sequence taaaaattttatctattttattaaaatttaatctaacTATGGCCAATTCtatgtaaatttaattatatgaaaataacattTCATCCATTTaatgcatataaattttatattcatacataaatttcataaattctaTAGATTTCGACCAAACAAATACTGTGTTAgtgttgtttattttaaataagtcCAATTTAGAATTTTGGATATAAAGAATTTCTTGATTCTTTATGTTTTGAGGAAAAAAtgtttacatattaaaaaaaataaaattaaatatcgtTAATTATAGGCTGGGGTTGGATAAAGTTGTACTCGGGTAATGGGGCGAGTCTGAACTCAGCCTTAAGCTTAGAAACATCGAGCCTCGATCGTAATTTGAACAGGTCCAGTGGACTAAAAGTGgcccaaagaaaagaaatacgAAACGCGacattggaaaaaaaataaaaattggagACGATTCTGATTCTCTGATATTTGTGTTTTCTCTCTGATTAAAAAAGAACACGCACTTTGTGTGTGCATGGCGACGGGTGCTGATTATTTATGCCTCAATGGCGGCGGCGGCGggggtggtggtggtgatgaTAGAAGAGGAAGAGTAGAATGCTTAACAAAGTTTGTTGAACAAGCAAGTCTGGAAAGCCAAAGGTATTACCTCTCTCGCAAGACAGTTATGGAAATGCTGAGAGACAGAGGCTATGACGTGGCTGACTCTGAGCTAACTGGCTCTTTCACCGAGTTCCTTTCTGAGTTCGGCGACAACCCTGACATTCTAAAACTACGTATCTCTGCCTCTCTCCATTCCCATCCCGATAAAAAggttttaactttaaaaaaaaataaaatttagtctGTATGCTCCATTGTTATATGATAACCTTAAAACCTATTATTGTATGTAGCAGATGGTGGTTGTTTTTATGGGAACCGAAGAAATCAAATTGGCAAATATTCGAGGTCTTCTTTGTCAGATTAAGAACAAAGAAAGTTTAAATGGGCTGATATTGATCTTGCAGAGCAAAATGAACCACTATGCCCGCAAAGAGCTGGGTCAATTCCCTTCTAAAGTTGAGATCTTTCATGtaagttcttttttcttttttctcctttgtgggctttttttctctattctttttgttttttcataattGGATGAGAGTTACCTCGCTGGTATATTATTGGttcaaataatatttgaaGACTAAGTTGAGGTTGACTAAGGCATTGGctctttttatttccttaGGCCGTgacaaaaaatgaaaaagatttgTTGTCATCGATAcacatttgtaaataaatgtatAGAGTTACAATTAACCTATGTTGAGTGCAATCGATGCTCCTTTATCACTGTGCTAATAGTCCAGTTACCTTAACACATGCCTAAAAGTGATAGACTATTACGAGGGCTCTAGATTCCACTCTCCTTTTcttgaaaatataaagaagAGTTGTTCTCTCTTGGCACCTAATTGCCCACGATTATTACTTCCGTATATGTAGGAATATAAATAGCCCCATTGGTTAGTGAGCTACTCGAACATTGGTTTGATAAAAACTCATTTGAATTTGTTTAATGAGACTCATAACTAGCTCAACTCATGAGCTAACTTGTAATGTAATTTAAAGTATTAATAgcttaaaatttgaatatagAATTTCACTTTCACTTTTTTGCTTACAAAAATATTTGCctaagtttatttattaaaataacattacatattattattaaatatgtacaatttttgtaataaatattctaactttataataattgataaataatttaatttaattttttattcattatcaTTAAATTTGTTCATACTCGAGTAAGCTTGTGAGACATGAAAAAATCTTTTAAACTTGTGGGACCTAAAAGTTTGATCAAGCTTGCTTCGATAACAACGAGCTAAGTCCAAGCGGGCCAAAGGTTGGCTCGGTTCGGTTGTGTCTCTATATGTCATTTGAGGATTGGTGTTTATGTGGTTGTTGGATATCATGCATGTTAATACCTTTTAATAATCTAACCAATGTATCATGGTAGTGCTAAGTGGTTTCTTGGTGTTTATGTGGGTGTTGGAGATCATGCATGTTAATACcttttaataatctaataaatgtATCATGGTAGTGCTAAGATGTTTCTTTAGTTACGATTTTCGCATGATATATTCACTTCAACAGGACAGAAGTCTTAACATTTATTTAAGAGTttgcttttttatttagatcTCTGACTTGCTGGTGAATATCACCAAGCATGTTTTAAAGCCAAGGCATGAGGTATTGACTGCTGAACAGAAGCAACAGCTGTTGAACAAGTTCTCATCTGAAGACAAACAGGTATGGTAAATATGTTCGATTTTGTCAGCTTTAATAGAAGGGAAAGACGTGTATTTTCTTTGACAAAATTAACATCTGTGTGAATATGCCTACACTATCATTTCATATGACATTGATGTTCCTCCctgattttacaaattatacCATATGGTTATGCCATTACTGATACAGTGGTTTTGATTGAAGCATAAGAACATAGTTAACTGTCTTCTTGCCCTTCCGTTACCTTTTCTCTTTGCAGTTACCTAGGATGCTAGTAACTGATGCTATTTCACGATACTATGGATTTGAGAAGGGGCAGGTGGTGAAGATCACTTACAGTGGTGGACTTGTTGATTCCCTTGTTACGTATCGATGTGTTACATGATGCTCTGGTGTTGGGAACTATCTTTACATACCATAGATTGTACAAGGCACAGTTAGATTTCCGCAGTCGGTCCATACTTCAGTAATCTGCACATTGCTATACGCTATAAGAAACTAAGTTGCATGGTTGAATTCATAttataagatttaaattaGTGTAAGAATGTTAGAACTTGTGTTTGCCTTGCACCTCAAAATACTGTAGTTAGATTTGAACTGCGGGTTGAAATGAAGCTTATTGGACGCTAGATGTTGCATGTATCATGTTTCTGGAAGTGACCTTGGTTTTGCTTATGCTTGTCATCACTGCTTGGCGccaattttgataataaaatttgccCGTTGCCAGTTTCACTAGTCAAGTTGgcaattaattataatcaatTGGTTCGCAGTCAAAAGCCTGCATAAAAGATTCGATATGTTTTTGCTCTGTTTGCCACTGCCTGTATCTATGGCTTTGCACAAAAGAGTATAGTGCTGTAGCTTTCTCCAGCTCCGCCAGCACCCTTTTTGGTTTGAAAGTAAATTATGGTGTGGGAAAAGAATGCCTAGCTGTTACCTGAAATGTCAAATATTAACCAAGAATTGGAGGATCTTTTGATCTTGTTGGATGAAATGCTAAACATTAACGAAATGGTAAATGTCAAAAAGTCATAAATGACggaataaaaaaatgacacTTTGAGTTGACTAGTGTCAACTTCATTTAAGCTCCATggccaaaaaaaataaaatactcgAGCCTGCTTTCGTCCTCTTTCCCTTGCTATTTCTATCCATCTGCCATGTGCAACAACTGAGATCCAAATCGAAATCCAGCCACACAAAAGATATATCTTTAGACGATCTGGGTTCTGCTTCTTGTTTCTCCTGATAAGATCATCTGCTTCATTAGTTAGTGAATAAAATGGAAGTTGTGGGTGAGGCCTTTCTTTCTGCTGCTTTCCAGATAGCTCTTGGACATTTGGCTTCACCGATCTTGAGAGAATTTGGTTGCCGCTTTGGTATTGATA is a window from the Ricinus communis isolate WT05 ecotype wild-type unplaced genomic scaffold, ASM1957865v1 Ctg51, whole genome shotgun sequence genome containing:
- the LOC8270900 gene encoding DNA-directed RNA polymerase V subunit 5A isoform X1, giving the protein MATGADYLCLNGGGGGGGGGDDRRGRVECLTKFVEQASLESQRYYLSRKTVMEMLRDRGYDVADSELTGSFTEFLSEFGDNPDILKLRISASLHSHPDKKQMVVVFMGTEEIKLANIRGLLCQIKNKESLNGLILILQSKMNHYARKELGQFPSKVEIFHISDLLVNITKHVLKPRHEVLTAEQKQQLLNKFSSEDKQLPRMLVTDAISRYYGFEKGQVVKITYSGGLVDSLVTYRCVT
- the LOC8270900 gene encoding DNA-directed RNA polymerase V subunit 5A isoform X2 yields the protein MATGADYLCLNGGGGGGGGGDDRRGRVECLTKFVEQASLESQRYYLSRKTVMEMLRDRGYDVADSELTGSFTEFLSEFGDNPDILKLRISASLHSHPDKKMVVVFMGTEEIKLANIRGLLCQIKNKESLNGLILILQSKMNHYARKELGQFPSKVEIFHISDLLVNITKHVLKPRHEVLTAEQKQQLLNKFSSEDKQLPRMLVTDAISRYYGFEKGQVVKITYSGGLVDSLVTYRCVT